One genomic region from Candidatus Bathyarchaeia archaeon encodes:
- a CDS encoding dihydrolipoamide acetyltransferase family protein, with protein sequence MPVIVFPRVDPVMTEGIIAEWLKREGDTVQVDEVIAIAEGEKTTFEVRSPYAGRITKILCKAGEVVKVGQPICQIEGVEEKAPAIERAEKPAPVEIKASPLAKKLAAQLGISLEEIRGTGPEGRITKEDVLLAARERGIAIPEAEAEAKPVERKVPFAGIRKAIAQRLSAGFHEALPVALTTKFAADKLVKHRMETGGSFTAYAVKAVALALQKHKNLNVTLEGGELVYHEEVNIAVAVDTPKGLMAPVIRGADRLSIQELTRRINDFQEKGLRGEITLEEQSNHNFTVTNLGALGIQYFTPIINPPDPAILAFGSIETEPYITEDGRIEPRKVGYLTLVFDHRVVDGAPAAKFLAAIREFLENPETMETSQS encoded by the coding sequence ATGCCCGTCATTGTTTTTCCAAGAGTAGACCCGGTAATGACTGAGGGCATAATTGCCGAGTGGCTGAAACGGGAAGGCGACACTGTTCAAGTAGACGAAGTTATAGCCATAGCTGAAGGCGAAAAAACCACCTTTGAGGTGCGCTCCCCCTACGCTGGAAGAATAACAAAAATCTTGTGCAAGGCAGGCGAAGTTGTAAAGGTTGGTCAGCCCATATGCCAAATTGAAGGCGTGGAGGAGAAAGCCCCAGCCATTGAAAGGGCTGAGAAACCGGCACCAGTCGAGATTAAGGCTTCTCCACTAGCAAAGAAGCTGGCAGCCCAGCTTGGCATATCCCTAGAAGAGATTAGGGGCACTGGTCCTGAAGGGAGAATAACTAAGGAGGATGTTTTGCTTGCGGCACGGGAAAGAGGCATAGCCATTCCAGAGGCAGAGGCTGAAGCCAAACCAGTTGAGCGCAAAGTTCCATTTGCCGGAATTAGAAAAGCCATTGCCCAGAGGCTTAGTGCTGGTTTCCATGAGGCTTTGCCCGTAGCCCTAACAACAAAGTTTGCCGCAGACAAGCTTGTCAAGCATAGGATGGAGACGGGCGGCTCTTTCACGGCTTATGCTGTTAAAGCTGTCGCCTTAGCCCTCCAAAAGCACAAGAATTTAAATGTGACACTGGAGGGCGGAGAGCTCGTTTACCATGAGGAAGTCAATATTGCCGTGGCTGTGGACACGCCAAAAGGCTTGATGGCGCCGGTCATAAGGGGCGCGGATAGGCTTTCTATCCAAGAACTAACACGGCGGATCAACGATTTTCAAGAAAAGGGCTTGCGGGGCGAAATAACCCTTGAGGAGCAGTCAAACCACAACTTCACAGTCACAAACCTCGGAGCACTAGGAATACAATATTTTACGCCGATAATTAATCCGCCGGATCCGGCGATACTGGCTTTTGGAAGCATAGAAACTGAACCTTACATCACGGAGGATGGACGTATAGAACCGAGAAAGGTTGGCTACCTAACCCTAGTCTTTGACCATAGGGTTGTTGACGGTGCACCAGCGGCAAAGTTCCTAGCCGCAATAAGAGAGTTTTTGGAAAATCCCGAAACCATGGAGACAAGCCAATCCTAA
- a CDS encoding alpha-ketoacid dehydrogenase subunit beta translates to MVREISYAEALNEALREEMEQDDRVIVFGEDVGVFGGVYKVTKGLLEKFGPERVRDTPISEAAIVGAAIGAALAGLRPVAEIMYMDFITIAMDQLVTHAAKIRFMSGGQVCLPMVIRTQYSLGRVHGCQHSQFLASWFLNVPGLKVVLPGTPKDAKGLLKSAIRGNDPVLFVESGVLYSWKGPVPEDEYLITIGQADIKRKGSDLTIVAFSRTVREALAAADRLSAEGIDAEVVDLMTLNPLDVKTLVGSVKKTNRLLVADDSTKTGGISAEIISRIVEEAFDYLDAPPVRVNSPDLPVPFAQPLENQYLVNADKICEAARRMVH, encoded by the coding sequence ATGGTTAGGGAGATAAGCTACGCTGAAGCCCTAAACGAGGCATTGCGGGAGGAAATGGAACAAGACGACCGTGTAATAGTCTTCGGCGAAGACGTAGGCGTGTTCGGAGGCGTCTACAAAGTCACAAAGGGGCTGCTGGAAAAATTCGGACCAGAAAGGGTTAGGGACACACCCATATCAGAAGCCGCCATAGTTGGCGCAGCCATAGGCGCCGCCCTCGCTGGATTAAGACCAGTTGCGGAAATAATGTATATGGATTTTATCACCATAGCTATGGACCAGCTGGTAACTCATGCAGCAAAAATAAGGTTTATGAGCGGTGGGCAAGTCTGCCTCCCAATGGTTATTCGGACGCAGTACAGCCTTGGTAGGGTTCATGGCTGCCAGCACAGCCAGTTTTTGGCTTCTTGGTTTCTAAATGTTCCGGGTTTGAAGGTGGTGCTTCCCGGCACTCCTAAAGACGCCAAGGGCTTGTTAAAGTCTGCAATAAGAGGCAATGACCCCGTATTGTTTGTGGAGTCCGGCGTGCTCTACAGCTGGAAGGGTCCAGTGCCAGAAGACGAATACCTAATCACTATTGGTCAAGCCGACATAAAGCGGAAGGGTTCAGACTTGACGATTGTGGCTTTTTCCAGAACCGTTAGGGAGGCGCTTGCGGCGGCGGATAGGCTTTCAGCTGAAGGCATAGACGCTGAAGTTGTGGATTTAATGACGCTAAATCCGTTGGACGTGAAAACCTTGGTGGGTTCTGTTAAAAAAACGAATAGGCTTCTGGTGGCGGATGACAGCACAAAAACTGGTGGGATTTCAGCCGAAATAATCAGCCGCATTGTAGAGGAAGCCTTCGACTATTTGGATGCTCCACCAGTACGGGTTAATTCGCCAGACCTACCAGTACCCTTCGCTCAGCCTCTGGAAAACCAGTATTTGGTTAATGCCGACAAGATATGTGAGGCGGCAAGGAGGATGGTGCACTAA
- a CDS encoding thiamine pyrophosphate-dependent dehydrogenase E1 component subunit alpha: protein MSVEAIDEIPAEKYQTLGLTREDFLWLLRKMCEMRKFEERVERLFFEGQLIGPCHLYLGQEAVAAGVIKALDDEDFIISTYRGHGHAIARGVPFEALMAELFGRKTGTCKGLGGSMHSAMSLEHNILLASAIVGGGIPIAVGVGLALQYRKSSRIVAVFFGDGAVNTGAFHEALNLAAVWKLPVLFVCENNFYAFSVPHKKSFAGESIAARASSYGIKAYLVDGNDVIAVYTSGKDAVAHIRSGCGPAFIECRTYRKKGHGVYDKAEYRPQNEVQEWMKKDPIERFANNLMQLGIITKEEFETLNMEIEKALDVCVEKAKAAPCLDFSELWKLVYAEEEAHYG from the coding sequence ATGAGCGTAGAAGCAATAGACGAAATTCCAGCAGAGAAATACCAAACGCTTGGCTTAACACGAGAGGATTTTCTTTGGCTGTTGAGGAAAATGTGTGAAATGCGAAAATTTGAGGAGCGAGTTGAGAGGCTGTTTTTCGAAGGGCAGCTTATTGGTCCATGCCACCTATATCTTGGGCAAGAAGCGGTTGCCGCCGGCGTCATCAAAGCTTTGGACGATGAAGACTTTATAATTTCCACTTATCGGGGGCATGGGCATGCCATAGCTCGCGGCGTTCCATTTGAAGCCTTAATGGCTGAACTTTTTGGTAGAAAAACTGGCACTTGCAAGGGTTTGGGCGGTTCTATGCACTCTGCCATGAGCCTAGAGCATAACATATTGCTTGCTTCGGCGATTGTTGGCGGAGGCATACCCATAGCTGTGGGCGTAGGATTGGCACTGCAATATCGAAAGAGCAGCCGGATTGTGGCTGTTTTCTTCGGCGATGGTGCTGTGAACACCGGCGCCTTCCATGAAGCATTAAACTTGGCGGCTGTTTGGAAGCTTCCAGTCTTGTTTGTTTGTGAAAACAACTTTTACGCCTTTTCGGTTCCCCACAAGAAGTCTTTTGCCGGGGAAAGCATAGCCGCCCGCGCCTCAAGTTATGGAATAAAAGCCTATTTGGTGGATGGAAACGATGTGATAGCCGTTTACACAAGCGGAAAAGATGCAGTAGCCCATATCCGTAGTGGTTGTGGTCCAGCCTTTATTGAGTGCAGAACATACCGTAAAAAGGGACACGGTGTGTATGACAAGGCTGAATACCGTCCCCAAAACGAGGTTCAAGAATGGATGAAAAAGGACCCAATAGAAAGGTTTGCTAACAACCTCATGCAGCTTGGAATCATAACAAAGGAGGAGTTTGAAACATTAAACATGGAAATAGAAAAGGCATTGGATGTTTGTGTGGAGAAGGCGAAGGCAGCGCCATGTCTTGATTTCAGTGAGCTTTGGAAGCTAGTCTATGCAGAAGAGGAGGCTCATTATGGTTAG
- a CDS encoding carbon starvation CstA family protein, which translates to MGSFPVYPAYFVLLGLIVYLIAYFGYAKRYDRNIWKPDPKATTPAHMYMDGVEFFPSSKYVLYGFQFKGIAGAAPIVGPWIALTFGWLPALLWILFGNFFIGWIHDYGSLFTSVRNEGKTLGPLTYELISPRARTCLMGFLLFYLITIVSAFDYVIGMHFNVHMGSLLFTIFVFIAGVISGILLYKLKVHIVASTIIGIIIMIVGLYISAYVLRFTVGFELGIFIASIICFISAVLPLIWFAQPTNYMAFYPCIMGIVFLLIGELASPITGVTVGPPPLTENWYYPGFTTGPIWPILFVSIACGAISGWHSLVSTSGSARQLDVETDALPIGAGAMLTEGVLALTALGAYMSITKAEVTAAGYAWGAHTALAYGASKLVAPLFMTTWNNPMLITFYGSFIVLYAITINQLAIRFFRMAMTEVTAPSPSLRLIVGNKYVASIIGLVISFGLAWSGAWANLWTIFGGANQLMAGLALLLVSVYLANMKKPAKYNLGPAIFMTITCLTALIWEAAIFFNAISTGQYIWTVYKGITPPPAEVKFAFNLVFGVIALILFILGIIVAHDSFKALSRAWKARKESQ; encoded by the coding sequence ATGGGAAGTTTTCCAGTATATCCAGCATACTTTGTGCTGCTAGGGTTAATCGTCTATCTCATTGCTTACTTTGGTTATGCAAAGCGTTACGACAGAAACATATGGAAACCGGATCCCAAAGCCACAACGCCAGCGCACATGTATATGGATGGGGTTGAATTCTTCCCTTCCAGCAAGTATGTACTATACGGCTTTCAGTTTAAGGGCATAGCTGGCGCCGCGCCCATAGTTGGTCCTTGGATTGCATTGACCTTCGGTTGGCTTCCTGCATTATTATGGATTCTCTTTGGCAACTTCTTCATCGGCTGGATACATGACTACGGATCATTGTTCACATCTGTTAGAAATGAAGGGAAAACATTAGGACCATTAACCTACGAGTTAATCAGTCCAAGGGCTAGGACATGTCTGATGGGTTTCCTTCTGTTCTACCTAATAACAATAGTTTCGGCTTTTGACTATGTGATTGGCATGCACTTTAATGTGCACATGGGATCACTGCTGTTTACGATATTTGTGTTCATAGCTGGAGTTATTAGCGGCATTCTATTATACAAATTAAAAGTTCACATCGTCGCATCGACTATTATAGGAATTATAATAATGATCGTTGGACTATACATATCCGCTTATGTATTGCGATTCACTGTGGGTTTTGAACTTGGAATTTTCATCGCGAGCATCATATGTTTTATATCAGCTGTCTTGCCGTTAATTTGGTTCGCGCAGCCAACAAACTACATGGCGTTCTATCCATGCATTATGGGCATAGTATTCCTTCTGATAGGCGAACTCGCGTCTCCAATAACTGGGGTGACTGTCGGGCCTCCGCCGCTAACGGAGAATTGGTATTATCCAGGATTTACAACTGGACCTATATGGCCCATATTATTCGTTAGTATCGCGTGTGGCGCTATTTCCGGCTGGCATAGTTTGGTGAGCACATCGGGTAGCGCCCGACAACTTGACGTGGAAACAGATGCGTTACCAATAGGTGCGGGAGCGATGCTGACTGAAGGTGTTCTGGCTCTTACAGCATTAGGGGCTTATATGTCAATAACCAAAGCAGAAGTGACAGCTGCAGGATATGCATGGGGTGCACATACGGCGCTTGCATACGGCGCAAGTAAGCTTGTGGCTCCGCTATTTATGACCACATGGAACAACCCAATGTTAATAACGTTCTACGGTTCATTTATAGTGTTATACGCAATAACCATAAACCAGTTAGCCATTCGATTTTTCAGAATGGCGATGACCGAAGTAACAGCTCCAAGCCCATCGCTCAGACTCATTGTAGGAAATAAATACGTTGCCTCAATTATTGGACTGGTGATAAGTTTTGGACTTGCCTGGTCTGGGGCTTGGGCAAACCTGTGGACGATATTTGGAGGCGCAAACCAGCTAATGGCAGGCTTAGCATTACTTCTCGTGTCAGTATATTTGGCAAATATGAAAAAGCCCGCAAAATATAACCTAGGCCCAGCAATATTCATGACTATAACATGCCTAACAGCATTAATTTGGGAAGCAGCGATATTCTTTAACGCAATATCCACAGGGCAATATATTTGGACGGTTTATAAAGGAATAACTCCACCACCAGCGGAAGTGAAATTTGCATTTAATCTAGTGTTCGGCGTAATAGCATTAATTCTGTTCATATTAGGAATAATAGTAGCGCATGACAGCTTCAAGGCTCTGTCAAGGGCTTGGAAAGCTAGAAAAGAATCCCAATAA
- a CDS encoding ArsA family ATPase: protein MGETFAKFIESKPNLKFMFTGGKGGVGKTISAAGIAYYFAERGEKTLIVSLNPVHSLSSVFGQDLWGGQIKQVKGAPNLWACEVDITETVNRYREQIARRLREFMKWADIPINPDPFIEVATTNPAFEESAMFDDMVDVIIKQGGEYDRIIFDCAAVANAVRLLGLSKIYGLWLSRMIKSREEALALRVKLSFRKDKVLEEIKKDPMMADLLSMNERMKKARVLLNDHEKTAFFFVTTPLALPIAVVKRFISMVEAFDIPVGGVFVNMVMPESVVKKKGAGGYLVNKFKEQQGYLEIIHRDLGELVRAYIPMFPTEVTGLEMIKKVSDALLSGEMPE, encoded by the coding sequence ATGGGAGAAACCTTTGCCAAATTTATTGAGTCCAAACCAAACTTGAAGTTCATGTTTACCGGCGGTAAGGGTGGAGTTGGCAAGACAATTTCAGCTGCAGGAATAGCCTACTACTTCGCTGAAAGAGGAGAAAAAACTCTAATAGTTTCATTAAATCCCGTTCATTCTCTGTCAAGCGTTTTCGGCCAAGACCTTTGGGGTGGCCAAATAAAACAGGTTAAGGGTGCACCCAATTTATGGGCATGCGAAGTGGATATCACAGAAACCGTTAACAGATATAGAGAGCAGATAGCAAGGAGGCTTAGAGAATTTATGAAATGGGCTGACATTCCCATAAATCCTGATCCTTTCATTGAGGTTGCAACAACAAATCCAGCATTTGAAGAGTCGGCTATGTTCGACGATATGGTTGACGTTATAATTAAACAAGGTGGAGAATACGATAGGATAATTTTCGATTGCGCTGCTGTGGCGAATGCTGTAAGGTTGCTTGGGCTAAGTAAAATCTATGGTTTGTGGCTTTCCAGAATGATCAAGAGTAGAGAGGAGGCTCTGGCGCTTAGAGTAAAGCTATCATTTAGGAAAGATAAGGTTTTGGAGGAGATTAAGAAAGATCCTATGATGGCTGATCTTCTAAGCATGAACGAGAGAATGAAAAAGGCAAGAGTTCTCCTTAATGATCATGAAAAAACGGCCTTCTTTTTCGTTACCACCCCATTAGCGTTACCTATCGCTGTTGTAAAGAGGTTTATCAGTATGGTTGAAGCCTTCGACATCCCTGTGGGCGGAGTGTTCGTGAACATGGTTATGCCTGAGAGCGTTGTTAAAAAGAAAGGGGCTGGCGGTTACCTAGTAAACAAGTTTAAAGAGCAACAAGGCTATTTAGAGATAATACATAGGGATTTAGGCGAGCTTGTCAGGGCATATATACCAATGTTCCCCACAGAAGTGACGGGACTAGAAATGATTAAAAAAGTTTCAGATGCGCTGCTTTCTGGGGAGATGCCGGAGTAA
- a CDS encoding ArsA family ATPase, whose amino-acid sequence MPETMREFFERRPELNCVIFAGKGGLGKTTFSAATSYWLAKQGKRVLCFSTDPQASLSDIFEKDIYGKGIQSFAPNLHVLEIDADKRVNDYLESVRKKILEMYNLTELPKEIDEYIKSAASEPAMHESATYDAMAELMAKKEYDYYIFDMPPFGHGIRMVSMALILDAWIDKITEARMKAREYDEAMAALRGRTEAEREDVILKELTEIREKLDFFSSILTDSKRTAFFMVLIPEKMAILDTERALEMFKAMKLNLSGIIVNMVYPPELLKEKDLSDFLKNRIEMQQKHMKVIWEKFEPYIRAVVPMYDREPKGLKMIAKVAEDLFSWKP is encoded by the coding sequence ATGCCTGAAACGATGAGGGAGTTTTTTGAAAGGAGACCTGAGCTTAACTGCGTCATTTTTGCTGGTAAGGGGGGGCTTGGCAAGACAACTTTTAGTGCGGCAACCTCCTATTGGTTAGCCAAGCAAGGTAAACGCGTCTTATGCTTTAGCACAGACCCACAAGCATCTCTTAGCGACATATTTGAAAAAGATATTTACGGGAAGGGAATACAATCTTTTGCGCCAAATCTCCACGTACTTGAAATAGATGCTGACAAAAGAGTTAACGATTACCTGGAAAGTGTCAGAAAAAAGATACTGGAAATGTATAATTTAACTGAACTCCCCAAGGAAATCGATGAATACATCAAGTCGGCAGCGTCTGAACCTGCGATGCATGAATCTGCAACCTATGATGCTATGGCGGAGTTGATGGCGAAAAAGGAATATGACTATTACATTTTTGACATGCCTCCGTTTGGTCACGGCATCCGCATGGTAAGCATGGCTCTTATACTAGACGCTTGGATAGACAAAATCACCGAAGCCAGAATGAAGGCTAGGGAATATGACGAGGCAATGGCTGCACTTAGGGGTAGAACCGAAGCCGAAAGAGAAGATGTTATACTTAAAGAGTTAACGGAGATAAGGGAGAAACTCGACTTTTTCAGCAGCATATTAACTGATTCTAAAAGAACAGCTTTCTTTATGGTTTTAATTCCAGAGAAAATGGCTATTTTAGACACTGAAAGGGCGTTGGAAATGTTTAAAGCCATGAAGCTGAACCTTAGCGGCATTATAGTAAACATGGTTTATCCACCGGAGCTTCTTAAGGAGAAGGATTTAAGCGATTTCTTGAAAAACAGAATTGAAATGCAACAAAAACACATGAAGGTTATCTGGGAAAAATTCGAGCCGTACATTAGAGCGGTTGTTCCCATGTATGATCGAGAACCAAAGGGTTTAAAGATGATAGCCAAAGTTGCCGAAGACCTTTTCAGTTGGAAACCGTAG
- a CDS encoding alanine--glyoxylate aminotransferase family protein has product MFERELLMIPGPTNVVPSVLRAMCKPPLSHTSQEFASIFKEALNGLKRVFMTESEVFVVAGSGTLALEMAVANILEPGDKVLNAVSGFFGQYFVEMCKVYGAVPRILEVPYGMAVKPEQVREALKEGGFKAVTVTHVETSTGVANPIKEIGEVVRKYSDAFYIVDTVCSLGGMEVRVDDWGIDVCVSGSQKCVGVPPGLAFVAVSQKALEYLERRKTPVGSWYGSFKNWLPVMRDPTRYFATPPVNIIYALHEALRLVLDEGLENRFRRHHVLAEAFRAAMNALNLKIVAERGYEADTVTAVYYPEGIDDNLFRGEMKKCGIVVAATLGPLKGKGFRVGHMGNVNQNDIAATISAIEATLKRFGYNVSLGSGVKAAEDKILSA; this is encoded by the coding sequence ATGTTTGAAAGGGAGCTTCTCATGATTCCAGGTCCAACAAATGTTGTCCCTTCGGTTTTGCGTGCCATGTGCAAGCCTCCCTTGTCGCATACAAGTCAAGAATTCGCATCCATATTTAAGGAAGCCCTAAACGGTTTGAAGAGGGTTTTCATGACTGAAAGTGAAGTTTTTGTTGTGGCTGGCTCTGGAACTCTAGCTCTAGAGATGGCGGTGGCCAACATTTTGGAGCCGGGCGACAAGGTGCTTAACGCTGTTTCGGGGTTTTTTGGGCAGTATTTCGTTGAAATGTGCAAGGTTTATGGCGCTGTTCCCCGGATTTTAGAAGTGCCATATGGCATGGCTGTAAAGCCGGAGCAAGTTAGGGAAGCCCTAAAAGAGGGTGGTTTTAAGGCTGTCACTGTTACTCATGTGGAAACTTCAACAGGTGTGGCAAATCCAATAAAAGAGATAGGCGAAGTTGTGCGGAAGTACAGCGACGCCTTCTACATCGTTGACACCGTCTGCTCGCTTGGCGGGATGGAAGTCCGCGTAGATGACTGGGGCATAGACGTTTGTGTTTCGGGTTCACAGAAATGTGTAGGTGTTCCACCCGGATTGGCTTTTGTGGCTGTTAGCCAAAAAGCCTTAGAGTACTTGGAGAGACGCAAAACGCCTGTTGGCTCGTGGTACGGCAGCTTTAAGAATTGGCTTCCAGTTATGCGGGACCCGACGAGGTATTTTGCAACTCCGCCCGTGAACATTATTTACGCTTTGCATGAAGCTTTAAGGCTTGTACTTGATGAGGGATTGGAAAACCGTTTTAGAAGGCATCATGTTTTGGCTGAAGCTTTTAGAGCCGCCATGAACGCTTTAAACCTTAAAATTGTGGCGGAAAGGGGATACGAGGCGGATACTGTTACAGCCGTTTATTATCCAGAGGGCATAGATGACAACCTATTCAGAGGCGAAATGAAGAAGTGTGGAATTGTTGTTGCTGCAACTCTTGGACCGTTGAAGGGGAAGGGCTTCCGGGTTGGGCACATGGGAAATGTGAACCAAAATGACATAGCCGCCACAATATCCGCAATAGAGGCAACGCTGAAACGCTTCGGATACAATGTGAGTCTTGGGAGTGGAGTGAAAGCTGCTGAAGATAAAATCCTCTCAGCCTAA
- a CDS encoding LysE family transporter gives MESITDFYLFLASVVFISLSGVMMPGPVFAVTIAKGYRSKTAGVLVALGHGAVEFPLILLLYFGLSWFFASALVQKIIGFVGGAVMIYMGFQTFKTRREAVAETSHSGHASFIAGLIATSANPYFFFWWATVGATLILTASTFGTVGLLAFAIVHWLCDLAWDTFVSVTVFKSRRFWNERVFTIVFLFCFAVLVVFGLWFIISALLR, from the coding sequence ATGGAGTCTATAACAGACTTTTACCTCTTCTTGGCTTCTGTGGTTTTCATATCCCTTTCAGGAGTTATGATGCCGGGACCAGTGTTCGCCGTGACAATAGCGAAGGGTTATAGGAGCAAAACCGCTGGCGTCTTAGTAGCTCTTGGACATGGGGCTGTGGAGTTCCCGCTAATCCTTCTCCTATATTTTGGGCTTTCATGGTTTTTCGCCTCTGCTCTCGTGCAAAAGATTATAGGCTTTGTTGGCGGAGCTGTGATGATTTACATGGGTTTTCAGACCTTTAAAACGAGAAGAGAAGCCGTTGCAGAGACAAGCCATTCTGGGCATGCCTCCTTCATTGCGGGTTTAATTGCAACCAGCGCAAACCCATACTTCTTCTTTTGGTGGGCAACGGTTGGCGCAACCCTCATTTTAACGGCCTCCACATTCGGCACTGTGGGATTGTTGGCTTTCGCCATTGTTCATTGGCTATGCGACCTAGCATGGGACACCTTCGTTTCTGTAACGGTTTTCAAGTCAAGGCGCTTCTGGAATGAAAGAGTTTTCACAATAGTCTTTCTTTTCTGCTTTGCCGTCCTCGTGGTTTTCGGCTTATGGTTTATTATTTCGGCTTTATTGCGGTAG
- a CDS encoding serine hydrolase — MARGGVNKMNYGRLEEFIFERLSKTHLPGLSLAIIQRGELAYTRGFGFRDLDYGLRATPETLYGVGSVTKSFTALSIMQLAEKGKLSLDDPVRKYIPLNLEPKGEKPVKIWHLLCHASGIPALAYAEGLIRYVTGAGGKWVLIASAEDLFTFMRDASQWALAEPGERWFYLNEGYVILGHIIEKVSGVSYDNYVRENILKPLGMDRSFFRREDVEADANVATPYIITRDGEPKKSVFPYGIYADGGLISNVIDLAHYIIMYLNRGKYNGNILASSKSIKEMEEPRVKLPLQVFGGESYGYGLSIIPNFFGHKLVGHGGSVLVYTAYMGYIPEKRVGVALLANGSGYPLSQMGLYALALLLDKDPDELPFIKYEKTYELLGGLYQTYKGTMDAKVVPKGGLLQIEICDKYTDMIIPLIPENIEGNVKRFYAIQAGGKLPVEFIVDGERVELIYERYRLKKVGNLPQ, encoded by the coding sequence ATGGCGAGAGGAGGCGTTAACAAAATGAATTATGGCAGACTGGAAGAATTCATTTTCGAAAGGCTTTCAAAAACCCATCTTCCCGGACTGAGCTTGGCAATTATTCAAAGGGGCGAATTAGCCTATACAAGAGGTTTTGGCTTCCGCGACTTGGATTATGGCTTGAGGGCTACACCAGAAACCTTGTACGGCGTTGGCTCGGTCACGAAGTCTTTTACTGCCTTGTCCATAATGCAGCTTGCGGAAAAGGGGAAGCTAAGCCTCGACGACCCTGTTAGGAAGTATATCCCACTAAATTTGGAACCTAAAGGCGAAAAACCGGTTAAAATTTGGCATCTGCTTTGTCACGCCTCCGGCATACCAGCGCTGGCTTATGCTGAGGGCTTAATCCGCTATGTGACTGGGGCTGGTGGCAAGTGGGTTCTCATCGCCAGTGCAGAAGACCTTTTCACATTCATGCGGGACGCGAGCCAGTGGGCTTTGGCAGAGCCTGGTGAAAGGTGGTTCTATCTGAATGAGGGATATGTGATTTTGGGCCACATCATCGAGAAAGTTTCTGGTGTGAGCTATGACAATTACGTTAGGGAGAACATCCTTAAACCCTTAGGGATGGATAGAAGCTTCTTCCGTAGGGAAGACGTTGAGGCAGATGCTAACGTTGCAACGCCATACATTATCACCAGAGATGGCGAGCCCAAAAAGTCCGTTTTTCCTTACGGGATTTATGCGGATGGAGGACTGATAAGCAATGTTATCGATTTGGCACACTACATTATCATGTACCTTAACAGAGGGAAATATAATGGAAACATTTTGGCTTCTTCAAAATCCATCAAAGAGATGGAGGAGCCACGGGTTAAGTTGCCGCTTCAAGTTTTCGGCGGAGAATCCTACGGCTATGGACTAAGCATAATCCCCAACTTCTTCGGCCACAAGCTTGTTGGACACGGCGGGTCTGTGCTTGTTTACACAGCTTATATGGGCTATATACCCGAAAAACGGGTTGGTGTGGCGCTTTTGGCTAATGGGAGTGGTTATCCACTATCGCAGATGGGATTGTATGCGCTTGCTCTATTGCTGGACAAAGACCCCGACGAGCTTCCCTTCATCAAATACGAGAAAACCTACGAGTTGTTAGGCGGGTTATACCAGACTTATAAGGGAACCATGGACGCCAAAGTCGTGCCTAAAGGCGGGCTTCTCCAAATAGAAATCTGCGACAAATACACCGACATGATAATACCATTAATCCCAGAAAACATCGAAGGCAATGTGAAAAGATTTTACGCCATACAGGCTGGCGGCAAACTTCCAGTAGAATTCATTGTTGACGGTGAACGCGTCGAATTGATTTATGAGCGTTACAGGCTCAAAAAGGTAGGCAACCTACCGCAATAA
- a CDS encoding O-acetyl-ADP-ribose deacetylase: MAEIIEYQIGKAKLCLVQGDITEMETDAIVNAANPSLMGGGGVDGAIHRKGGPKILEECKRIRATEWPDGLPTGKAVITTGGNLKAKYVIHTVGPIWRGGKSGEPELLAEAYRNSLALAVSRGLKTIAFPSISTGAYGYPIQEACKVALKTVKEFLEKEDKLEKVVLVLYSRHDFEVYKEAAKEILQ, encoded by the coding sequence ATGGCAGAGATAATCGAATACCAGATTGGAAAGGCGAAATTGTGCCTAGTTCAAGGAGACATAACAGAAATGGAAACAGACGCCATAGTCAACGCCGCAAACCCATCCCTAATGGGAGGCGGTGGAGTAGACGGAGCCATCCACAGAAAGGGCGGACCAAAAATCCTAGAAGAGTGCAAACGTATAAGGGCGACTGAATGGCCCGACGGGCTCCCAACAGGAAAAGCCGTAATCACCACCGGCGGAAACCTAAAAGCCAAATATGTCATCCACACTGTTGGGCCGATTTGGAGGGGAGGAAAAAGCGGGGAGCCAGAACTTTTGGCAGAAGCCTACCGCAACTCATTGGCACTCGCCGTCTCAAGGGGTTTAAAAACAATAGCCTTCCCATCAATAAGCACAGGCGCCTACGGATACCCCATCCAGGAGGCTTGCAAAGTAGCCCTAAAAACAGTTAAGGAGTTCTTGGAGAAGGAGGACAAACTGGAGAAAGTTGTTCTCGTCTTATACAGCAGGCACGACTTTGAAGTTTACAAGGAAGCGGCAAAAGAAATTCTGCAATAG